One window of the Rufibacter radiotolerans genome contains the following:
- a CDS encoding Gfo/Idh/MocA family protein yields MQINALLIGCGNIGAGYDLDTPERVWTHAKAFSLDKRVKLCIYDQDTENATRIASIYRANHLQSLSEITFSDFDIISITTPTPTHFSYLKQLLEQEVPVIICEKPVVNSLSQIEELMGLYKNSRSKVLVNYIRRFQPAFIEARNKIRQFTDNGLFKGLIIKYNRGFLNNASHAFDLLEFLFGVPVTFSSFYSASAVYDAFEYDPTITGTCTYLNQALNFVGLTGTQYPIFELEIFFDKYKLTISNSGNEIRYYYLREGKLQENREERQVNILDTYMVPVLEEAIRLQYRKKSEDNFLSSLQLNKRILEIIEP; encoded by the coding sequence ATGCAGATTAATGCTTTATTAATTGGTTGTGGAAATATAGGCGCAGGGTATGATTTAGATACTCCTGAAAGGGTATGGACTCACGCCAAAGCTTTTTCACTTGACAAAAGAGTTAAGCTTTGTATTTATGATCAGGATACAGAAAATGCAACAAGAATTGCGTCAATTTATAGGGCTAACCATTTACAATCATTATCCGAAATAACTTTCAGTGATTTTGATATAATCAGCATTACCACTCCAACCCCCACTCATTTCTCATATCTTAAGCAATTACTTGAACAGGAAGTTCCAGTAATAATCTGTGAGAAACCGGTTGTAAATTCTTTAAGTCAGATAGAAGAGTTAATGGGGTTGTATAAAAATTCACGCTCTAAAGTTTTAGTAAACTACATCAGAAGGTTTCAACCAGCATTTATAGAGGCCAGGAACAAAATTAGGCAGTTTACAGATAATGGTTTGTTTAAAGGTTTAATTATAAAATATAACCGGGGGTTTTTGAATAATGCCAGTCATGCTTTTGATTTATTAGAATTTCTGTTTGGAGTACCTGTAACATTTAGCAGCTTTTATAGTGCCTCTGCTGTATATGATGCTTTTGAGTATGATCCTACTATTACCGGAACTTGTACTTATTTAAATCAGGCTTTAAATTTTGTAGGCTTAACCGGCACTCAGTATCCTATTTTTGAATTAGAGATATTTTTTGACAAGTATAAGCTCACGATAAGTAATAGCGGTAATGAGATCCGGTATTACTATTTGCGGGAAGGTAAGTTGCAGGAAAATAGAGAAGAGAGGCAGGTAAATATTTTAGATACGTATATGGTGCCAGTGCTAGAGGAGGCAATTAGGCTGCAATACAGAAAGAAGTCAGAAGATAACTTTCTTTCTTCATTGCAGTTAAACAAGCGAATATTAGAGATCATTGAACCTTAA
- a CDS encoding GNAT family N-acetyltransferase, translating to MSEIVFLQGSRIHLRALMEKDLSPDYLQWLNDEEVCRFNSHATLPNTEYKMRTYFEALKNSQSNIVLAIIHSETNTHIGNVSLQGINWISRNAEFAILLGNKEFWKGGYGEEAARLIIAYGFERLNLHRIYCGTLEGNVGMKKLAAKLNMKEEGVRREAVYKNGSYYSILEYGVLKSEFNN from the coding sequence ATGAGTGAGATTGTTTTTTTACAAGGAAGCAGAATTCATCTGCGGGCTTTGATGGAGAAAGACTTAAGTCCAGACTACCTGCAGTGGCTAAATGATGAAGAAGTATGCCGGTTTAATTCTCATGCGACCCTTCCTAATACGGAGTATAAAATGAGAACTTATTTTGAAGCTTTAAAGAATAGCCAGAGCAATATAGTTCTGGCTATTATTCATTCTGAAACCAACACGCATATAGGTAATGTTTCCTTGCAGGGCATTAATTGGATTTCAAGGAATGCTGAATTTGCCATTCTTCTGGGTAATAAAGAATTCTGGAAAGGTGGCTATGGAGAGGAAGCAGCAAGGCTTATCATAGCCTATGGTTTTGAAAGGTTAAACCTACACCGAATTTATTGCGGGACCTTAGAAGGTAACGTAGGGATGAAAAAGCTAGCTGCAAAATTAAACATGAAAGAAGAAGGTGTAAGAAGGGAAGCAGTTTATAAAAATGGTTCTTATTATAGCATTCTAGAATATGGAGTGTTAAAAAGTGAATTTAATAACTAA
- the pseF gene encoding pseudaminic acid cytidylyltransferase, with product MKKAIAIITARGGSKRIPKKNIKPFHGKPIIAYSIEEALKSCVFDEVMVSTDDEEIAAVAIQYGAVVPFKRSAKASDDYASTADVISEVLEAYKGLGQDFEYACCIYPTAPFVSAEKLKNALQLLIEKNADSLIPVTKFSFPIWRSFKMEGENISYNWPEFAPKRSQDLPPAYHDCGQFYFFKANTFLTTKKLVTENTIGLEVPETEVQDIDNEEDWKIAEIKYGFMHNIGR from the coding sequence ATGAAAAAAGCAATTGCCATTATTACAGCCCGGGGTGGAAGCAAGCGGATTCCTAAGAAAAACATAAAACCTTTCCATGGGAAACCCATTATTGCCTACAGTATTGAAGAAGCTCTGAAATCTTGTGTATTTGATGAAGTGATGGTTTCAACGGATGATGAGGAGATTGCTGCGGTTGCAATACAATACGGCGCTGTGGTTCCCTTTAAACGGTCAGCCAAAGCTTCTGATGATTATGCTTCTACAGCTGACGTAATTTCAGAAGTTCTAGAAGCATATAAGGGGCTGGGGCAGGATTTTGAATATGCCTGTTGTATCTATCCCACAGCTCCGTTCGTTTCTGCTGAAAAATTAAAAAATGCCTTACAGTTATTGATTGAAAAAAATGCTGACTCTCTGATCCCGGTCACTAAGTTTAGTTTTCCAATCTGGCGTTCATTTAAAATGGAAGGAGAAAACATTTCCTATAACTGGCCGGAGTTTGCACCTAAGAGATCACAGGATCTTCCGCCGGCTTACCATGACTGTGGCCAGTTTTATTTTTTTAAAGCAAACACATTCCTGACAACCAAAAAGCTGGTTACAGAGAATACAATTGGGCTAGAAGTTCCTGAAACAGAAGTGCAGGATATTGATAATGAAGAAGACTGGAAAATAGCAGAAATTAAATATGGTTTTATGCATAATATCGGAAGATAA
- the hisF gene encoding imidazole glycerol phosphate synthase subunit HisF, with the protein MLKKRIGAALIIKDNWVVQSIGFNKYLPVGKPEIAVEFLNKWGIDEIFLIDISATKNKSTISPDLVMKSSKYCRVPLAVGGGITSVEQMEIMLQSGADKICLNQALHKNLNLLTQGANKFGDQFMVAVVDFVKGQDGYEVYDYIRKQTTGKKVIDFVKELEVAGAGEVVLQSVERDGRYNGFETDLYEQACQEVTIPVIALGGAGKASHFINLLQQTQVSAACAGNIFHFAEHSVNMLKAQLVEAKSTVRLETFANYDHSQFDERGRLLKADDQYLDDLLFIRIEKEVI; encoded by the coding sequence ATGTTAAAGAAAAGAATAGGTGCAGCCTTAATTATAAAAGATAACTGGGTTGTGCAGAGTATTGGTTTTAATAAATACCTGCCTGTAGGAAAGCCCGAAATTGCAGTTGAATTTTTGAATAAATGGGGTATTGATGAGATATTTCTAATCGATATTTCAGCTACAAAGAACAAATCAACCATCTCCCCTGATTTGGTAATGAAGAGTTCAAAATATTGTCGCGTTCCGCTTGCGGTAGGTGGTGGCATAACTTCCGTGGAGCAAATGGAAATTATGCTTCAATCAGGAGCTGATAAAATTTGCCTTAATCAGGCTTTACATAAAAATCTGAATTTACTGACCCAGGGGGCAAATAAATTTGGAGATCAGTTTATGGTAGCGGTGGTTGACTTTGTGAAAGGACAGGACGGTTATGAAGTCTATGATTATATAAGAAAGCAGACTACAGGCAAAAAGGTCATTGATTTTGTAAAAGAACTGGAAGTTGCCGGGGCAGGAGAGGTGGTCCTGCAGTCAGTGGAAAGGGATGGACGATATAATGGTTTTGAAACCGACTTATATGAGCAGGCCTGTCAGGAAGTAACCATTCCAGTTATTGCTCTTGGGGGAGCAGGTAAAGCTTCGCACTTTATTAATCTGCTACAACAAACGCAGGTATCTGCTGCCTGCGCCGGAAATATTTTTCATTTCGCGGAACATAGTGTTAATATGCTTAAGGCACAATTGGTGGAAGCCAAAAGTACAGTCAGGCTGGAAACATTTGCTAATTACGATCACAGTCAGTTTGATGAGAGGGGCAGGCTTTTAAAAGCAGATGACCAGTATCTGGATGACTTATTATTTATACGTATTGAAAAAGAAGTAATATGA
- a CDS encoding N-acetyl sugar amidotransferase, whose protein sequence is MKICKRCLYSSKHPLGLTFDDEGICSGCRVHEEKDQLNWEERGEKLRSILEQYKNKSGNNYDCIIPVSGARDSYFIVHTVKNVYGMNPLLVTYNKQYNTEIGIRNLANLRIKFNCDIMTLTVDPEKVKKITRATLGKKGSMYWHCLAGQTVFPVQMAVKFKIPLIIWGAHQGVDQVGMFSHLDEVEMTRKYRKEHDLMGLEAEDLVSDFDNISLDDVRSFVYPDDKELERVGIRGIYLNNYIRWDSKSQHEQMIAQYGYESNYQTRTFDTYNDIDCFNYSDVHDYIKFLKHGYGKVTDHASREIRLKRLTREEGAELVKQYVYKEPQNLGLFLDWIGMKESGFNFIIDLHRSPDIWGRNNKWEWELKTDLLPEKESAEDIDPYRLEKVDSCDFIITDHEAAYKEDHYILIGKGYYK, encoded by the coding sequence ATGAAGATTTGTAAGCGTTGCCTCTATTCATCAAAACACCCGCTAGGGCTTACTTTTGATGATGAAGGCATCTGTAGCGGCTGTAGAGTACATGAAGAAAAAGATCAGTTAAACTGGGAAGAAAGAGGAGAGAAGTTACGGTCCATTTTAGAACAGTATAAGAATAAAAGCGGCAATAACTATGATTGCATAATTCCTGTAAGCGGAGCCAGAGATTCATATTTTATTGTGCATACCGTAAAAAATGTATATGGTATGAACCCCTTACTGGTTACTTATAATAAACAGTATAATACGGAAATAGGTATCCGAAATCTGGCAAATCTGCGGATCAAATTCAACTGCGATATTATGACGCTCACGGTTGATCCTGAAAAGGTTAAGAAAATAACCAGGGCAACTCTGGGCAAAAAAGGCAGCATGTATTGGCATTGCCTGGCCGGTCAAACTGTTTTTCCTGTTCAGATGGCTGTTAAATTCAAAATTCCTTTAATTATCTGGGGTGCCCACCAGGGAGTAGATCAGGTTGGGATGTTTTCGCACCTTGATGAGGTGGAAATGACCCGAAAGTATAGGAAGGAGCACGATCTGATGGGGCTTGAAGCCGAAGATCTTGTTAGTGATTTCGATAATATTTCCCTTGATGATGTCAGGTCCTTTGTTTATCCGGATGACAAAGAATTGGAGCGGGTAGGGATAAGGGGTATTTACCTCAATAACTATATCAGATGGGACTCTAAGTCGCAGCACGAACAAATGATTGCGCAGTACGGATACGAGTCTAACTATCAAACCCGTACCTTTGATACCTATAATGATATTGATTGCTTTAATTATTCTGATGTACATGATTACATAAAATTCTTAAAGCATGGGTATGGTAAAGTAACAGATCATGCTAGCCGGGAAATACGCCTTAAAAGGTTAACCCGGGAAGAAGGAGCGGAGCTTGTTAAGCAGTATGTTTATAAAGAGCCGCAGAACCTGGGCCTTTTTCTGGATTGGATTGGAATGAAAGAGTCCGGGTTTAATTTTATTATTGATCTGCACCGGAGCCCGGACATCTGGGGCCGAAATAATAAATGGGAATGGGAGCTAAAAACGGATCTCTTGCCCGAAAAAGAAAGTGCTGAAGATATAGATCCTTACAGATTAGAGAAAGTTGATAGTTGTGATTTTATAATTACCGACCACGAGGCTGCTTATAAAGAAGACCATTATATTCTGATTGGAAAAGGTTATTACAAATAA
- a CDS encoding DegT/DnrJ/EryC1/StrS family aminotransferase, translated as MPHLAIKGGEPIRKELFPAYNTIGKEEKEAVQKVLDTGNLSQFLGAWTPDFFGGPTVRKLEEDWCQALSVGYAISVNSNTSGLFAAVGACGIQPGDEVIVSPYTMSASAIAPIVYGGVPIFADIDPDTFCMDPKSIEAKITPRTKAILVVHIFGHPADMDTIMQLAKKHNLKVIEDCAQAPMGMYKGKYVGTIGDLGVFSLNYHKHIHTGEGGIVVTNDPILAERIQLIRNHGENIVEAKGITDLTNMIGFNYRMTEIEAAIGIEQLKKLPALLEERLKNAAFLHEAIGSINGLVSPPKVKSPSVHTYYVQPVKYNQSVFEVHRNDFVNAVKAEIPSAVLRETAPLIGAGYVRPLYLQPIYQQRAAFAFNNEKFKSDVNYSKGLCPVTEQMHYSELITHEYMRPGMSRKDMEDVVRAFEKVAKHIDELKINAAVAG; from the coding sequence ATGCCACACTTAGCCATCAAAGGCGGCGAGCCAATAAGAAAAGAGTTATTCCCTGCCTATAATACCATAGGGAAAGAAGAAAAGGAGGCTGTACAAAAAGTGCTTGACACAGGTAATCTTTCCCAGTTCCTGGGCGCCTGGACACCAGATTTCTTTGGAGGTCCAACGGTAAGAAAGCTGGAAGAAGACTGGTGCCAGGCACTCAGTGTTGGGTATGCAATCAGCGTGAACTCCAATACTTCTGGCTTATTCGCTGCTGTGGGTGCCTGTGGCATTCAGCCAGGCGATGAGGTAATTGTTTCACCCTACACCATGTCGGCGAGTGCTATCGCGCCTATAGTTTATGGAGGTGTTCCCATATTCGCAGATATTGACCCAGACACGTTTTGCATGGACCCCAAGAGTATAGAGGCTAAGATAACACCTCGTACCAAAGCAATTCTGGTAGTGCATATTTTTGGTCATCCTGCAGATATGGATACTATTATGCAATTGGCTAAAAAGCATAATTTAAAGGTGATAGAAGATTGTGCTCAGGCACCAATGGGTATGTACAAAGGAAAGTATGTAGGAACCATTGGCGATCTGGGAGTATTCAGCCTAAACTATCACAAACATATACATACTGGTGAAGGAGGAATTGTTGTGACCAACGATCCTATTCTGGCAGAAAGGATCCAGTTGATCCGAAACCATGGTGAAAATATTGTAGAAGCCAAAGGCATAACCGACCTTACCAATATGATAGGCTTTAATTACCGCATGACGGAAATTGAGGCAGCTATTGGAATAGAACAGTTAAAGAAGCTGCCTGCCTTGTTAGAGGAGCGCCTAAAGAATGCCGCTTTTCTACATGAGGCCATTGGGTCAATTAATGGTTTGGTTTCTCCTCCAAAAGTTAAAAGTCCATCTGTTCATACTTATTACGTTCAGCCAGTTAAGTATAATCAATCAGTTTTTGAAGTTCATCGGAACGACTTTGTAAATGCTGTGAAAGCTGAAATTCCCTCTGCGGTATTGAGAGAAACCGCCCCTCTAATTGGCGCTGGTTATGTTAGGCCTTTGTATCTACAACCTATCTATCAGCAAAGAGCAGCATTTGCTTTTAATAATGAAAAGTTCAAGAGTGATGTTAATTATAGCAAAGGCCTTTGTCCGGTCACGGAACAAATGCACTACTCTGAATTAATTACACATGAATACATGCGTCCGGGCATGAGCCGAAAAGATATGGAAGATGTGGTGCGGGCATTTGAAAAAGTGGCTAAACATATAGACGAATTAAAAATAAATGCTGCAGTTGCCGGGTAA
- a CDS encoding polysialyltransferase family glycosyltransferase: MRVLLIVQPERFDFYSFLAAGKDIEWVLLWYEKPSQMVLSPVDLPLDFSSVRYWNEFTTPQMLLDTIKPDRIIFYEIIDLRQIALNVTALKNKVPTFFMEHGAAGDKDAAAERIEVSKFDKSKLIYLLTRFRSSFSDIIRSKVFYYSALSGLGSLNSFVKYSFLPLKMLKGYPNKTLSQNIFEERIPLRSIVFNKANFEEYALYSGASTENAVFGGVPFFDKYYNNSTAEKDYIIYNEACYLEEGLAGWTKEHHKEVAQALFDFAEKNKITLYVKLHPRSNPVLWESYEFNKDYVTILHSGDFTDLYLQSKLILSYSSSMLNGCLCARKNIVLLGWHPVPHIFGADFSDYGLCHVSLSPTELLTNFDYWVNNNLSYLNEGAYNAFLDRFNTPFDGKASERILERIKNC, translated from the coding sequence ATGAGGGTTTTGTTAATCGTTCAGCCAGAGAGGTTTGATTTTTATTCATTTTTAGCAGCAGGAAAAGATATTGAATGGGTGCTTTTATGGTATGAAAAGCCATCGCAAATGGTATTATCTCCTGTAGATCTTCCTTTGGATTTTAGTTCCGTTAGATATTGGAATGAGTTTACAACTCCTCAAATGCTATTAGATACGATTAAACCCGATCGAATTATTTTTTATGAAATAATTGACCTGCGTCAAATTGCTCTGAATGTTACAGCTTTAAAGAATAAAGTTCCTACCTTCTTTATGGAGCATGGAGCTGCCGGAGATAAGGATGCAGCTGCAGAAAGGATAGAGGTATCAAAATTTGATAAAAGCAAATTAATTTATTTGCTTACTAGATTCAGAAGTTCCTTTAGTGATATAATTCGTTCTAAGGTTTTTTATTATTCCGCCTTAAGTGGATTAGGTTCTTTAAATTCATTTGTAAAATATTCTTTTTTGCCCTTAAAAATGTTAAAGGGGTATCCTAATAAAACCCTGAGTCAAAATATTTTTGAAGAACGCATTCCATTAAGATCAATAGTATTTAATAAAGCAAACTTTGAAGAGTATGCCTTATATAGTGGTGCAAGTACTGAGAATGCGGTATTTGGAGGTGTTCCTTTTTTTGATAAATATTATAATAATTCAACTGCGGAAAAAGACTACATTATTTATAATGAAGCGTGTTATTTAGAAGAAGGGTTAGCAGGTTGGACGAAAGAACATCATAAAGAAGTTGCGCAAGCACTTTTTGATTTTGCTGAAAAAAATAAAATTACACTATATGTTAAGCTTCATCCTAGGTCAAACCCTGTATTATGGGAGAGCTATGAATTTAATAAAGATTACGTAACCATACTCCACTCAGGTGATTTTACTGATCTGTATTTACAGTCAAAGCTTATTCTTAGCTATAGTTCCAGTATGCTAAATGGATGCTTATGCGCTAGGAAAAATATTGTTTTACTTGGTTGGCATCCAGTGCCACATATATTTGGGGCTGATTTTTCTGACTATGGGTTATGCCATGTTTCGTTGTCCCCAACAGAATTATTAACAAATTTTGATTATTGGGTTAATAATAATTTATCGTATTTGAACGAAGGAGCATATAATGCTTTTTTAGATAGATTTAATACCCCATTTGACGGGAAGGCTAGTGAAAGGATTTTAGAACGAATTAAAAATTGTTAA
- the hisH gene encoding imidazole glycerol phosphate synthase subunit HisH yields MKKSIAIIDYGVGNIQSVKEAIGSLGYNLFVSNDTNKLAKADGLILPGVGAFGAAMESLHERRLIVPLNELVLEQKKPILGICLGMQLLADFSEENGYHNGLGWISGGVIRIEGGQNLRVPHVGWNDVDIRQKEPLFDRMQGTSNFYFDHSYHFDAKNEEDVAARVNYGLGLVAAVKRGNIHGVQFHPEKSQITGLRLLKGFLNSIG; encoded by the coding sequence ATGAAGAAGAGTATAGCAATAATTGATTACGGCGTCGGGAATATCCAGTCAGTAAAAGAGGCCATAGGATCTTTGGGATATAATTTGTTTGTTTCTAATGATACAAATAAACTGGCCAAGGCAGATGGACTGATTTTGCCAGGTGTAGGAGCCTTTGGTGCCGCTATGGAAAGCTTACACGAGCGGCGGTTGATTGTTCCATTAAATGAACTGGTGTTGGAGCAGAAAAAGCCCATCTTAGGTATTTGCCTTGGTATGCAGCTTCTGGCTGATTTTTCTGAAGAAAATGGATACCATAATGGGCTTGGTTGGATAAGTGGCGGAGTAATCAGGATAGAAGGGGGCCAGAATCTTAGGGTTCCTCACGTAGGTTGGAACGATGTGGATATTAGGCAGAAGGAGCCCTTGTTTGATCGTATGCAAGGGACATCTAACTTCTATTTTGACCACAGCTACCATTTTGATGCCAAGAATGAAGAAGATGTGGCAGCAAGAGTAAACTATGGACTAGGGTTGGTGGCGGCTGTAAAAAGGGGAAATATTCATGGGGTGCAGTTTCACCCGGAAAAAAGTCAGATCACCGGACTCAGGTTATTAAAAGGGTTCTTAAATTCCATTGGGTAA
- the pseI gene encoding pseudaminic acid synthase — protein sequence MENIKIGNVTIGKGSTPFIIAEMSGNHNQSLDRALAIVNAAADAGAHAIKLQTYTADTMTMPGVYTIQDEGSLWKGRELYDLYTEAYTPWEWHKPIFDLAKQRGIIAFSSPFDETAVDFLEELGAPLYKIASFENTDWPLLKKVAATGKPVIMSTGVTSLSDLDESVKILRDNGCTQLILLKCTSTYPSSPANTNISTIPHMEALFNCPIGLSDHTMGVGVAVAAVALGACVVEKHFTLSRAEGGVDSAFSLEPAELNALVIETERAWQGLGKVQYGIQKAEEKSKFFKRSIYVSKDVEAGDLLTEDNLRVIRPGNGMAPKHLDQVIGKIAKVQIKAGTPLSFDMI from the coding sequence ATGGAAAATATTAAGATTGGAAATGTTACAATAGGTAAGGGTTCTACGCCTTTTATTATTGCGGAGATGTCTGGTAACCACAACCAGTCATTGGACCGGGCGCTGGCTATTGTTAATGCAGCAGCCGACGCAGGGGCACATGCTATCAAGTTACAGACCTATACCGCAGATACCATGACCATGCCTGGGGTATATACCATCCAGGATGAAGGTTCTCTCTGGAAAGGAAGGGAGCTTTATGATCTTTACACAGAAGCGTATACTCCATGGGAGTGGCATAAGCCTATTTTTGATTTGGCGAAACAAAGAGGTATTATTGCCTTTAGCTCTCCTTTTGATGAGACTGCTGTTGACTTCCTGGAGGAACTGGGTGCTCCGTTATACAAAATAGCTTCTTTCGAAAACACAGATTGGCCTCTGTTAAAAAAAGTGGCAGCTACCGGTAAGCCAGTCATAATGTCTACTGGGGTTACATCACTTAGTGACTTAGATGAATCCGTTAAGATACTTCGTGATAATGGCTGTACCCAACTTATTCTGCTAAAGTGCACCAGCACTTATCCCTCAAGCCCAGCAAACACAAATATTAGTACTATCCCTCACATGGAGGCATTGTTTAATTGCCCTATTGGCCTTTCTGACCACACAATGGGTGTAGGTGTAGCTGTAGCTGCTGTGGCATTAGGTGCTTGTGTGGTTGAAAAACACTTTACTTTAAGTCGGGCAGAAGGGGGAGTTGATTCTGCCTTTTCTTTAGAACCTGCAGAACTAAATGCCTTGGTCATTGAAACAGAACGGGCTTGGCAGGGGTTAGGTAAAGTTCAGTACGGAATTCAAAAGGCTGAGGAAAAAAGTAAATTCTTTAAGCGGTCCATATATGTAAGTAAAGATGTAGAAGCCGGAGATTTACTTACTGAAGATAATTTAAGGGTGATAAGACCCGGAAATGGAATGGCACCCAAACATCTTGACCAGGTAATAGGAAAAATCGCTAAGGTTCAGATAAAGGCTGGCACCCCCCTGTCATTTGATATGATTTAA
- a CDS encoding N-acetyl sugar amidotransferase has protein sequence MKYCKNCLQPDTRPGTKFDEKGVCPACNYFETLQAVDWEERREELKDIVAFGKANNHSGYDCIIGVSGGKDSLRQAVFVKEVLGMNPLLVCLSYPPEQVTQRGVDNISNLIKLGFDCITINPAPDTWRDLMRKAFLEHVNWCRSTEMALFSSVPRLAIAYQIPLIWWGENTALQLGDLNVMGKTGSDGNRLKHMNTLAGGDVTWLLGEEIKKNDILQYCYPSDREMENAGLRIVFLGYFWKDWSLLNNGIFAALRGLDVREEPPENIGDYMGITSLDEDWVTFNQMIKYLKFGFGRITDYVNEDIRWKRLTREEGIELVEKYDGKCSPQYIESFCRYINISVEEFWRIVDQGVNKKLFTKNESGEWMPTFEVGKYEEEYSNN, from the coding sequence ATGAAATACTGTAAAAATTGTTTGCAGCCGGATACCAGGCCTGGGACAAAGTTTGACGAAAAGGGCGTTTGCCCTGCCTGCAACTATTTTGAAACACTTCAGGCTGTTGATTGGGAGGAACGCAGGGAAGAATTAAAAGATATAGTTGCGTTTGGTAAAGCTAATAATCATTCTGGTTATGATTGTATTATTGGTGTGAGTGGAGGAAAGGATTCTCTCCGGCAGGCTGTTTTTGTGAAGGAGGTGCTGGGAATGAATCCTTTGCTGGTTTGTTTGAGCTATCCACCTGAACAGGTAACACAGCGGGGAGTTGACAATATTTCCAATCTCATAAAACTAGGTTTTGATTGTATAACCATTAATCCTGCTCCCGATACCTGGAGGGACTTGATGCGGAAAGCTTTTCTGGAACATGTGAATTGGTGCAGGTCTACTGAAATGGCACTTTTTAGCTCCGTTCCCCGGCTGGCAATTGCTTACCAGATTCCGCTTATCTGGTGGGGTGAAAATACCGCTCTTCAACTAGGTGACTTGAATGTTATGGGAAAGACTGGTAGTGATGGAAATAGGCTAAAACATATGAATACCCTGGCTGGTGGTGACGTCACTTGGTTGTTAGGCGAGGAGATAAAAAAGAATGATATCCTACAGTATTGCTACCCATCTGATAGAGAGATGGAGAATGCTGGGCTTAGAATCGTATTTTTAGGCTACTTTTGGAAGGACTGGTCCCTATTAAACAATGGTATATTTGCAGCTTTACGAGGATTAGATGTCAGGGAAGAACCACCAGAAAATATTGGGGACTACATGGGGATAACCTCTCTGGATGAAGATTGGGTGACATTTAACCAGATGATCAAATACCTTAAGTTTGGATTTGGCCGGATTACAGATTATGTAAATGAAGATATCCGGTGGAAACGTCTGACCCGAGAAGAAGGTATTGAACTTGTAGAAAAATATGATGGCAAATGTTCACCCCAATATATAGAATCTTTTTGCCGGTATATAAATATCAGTGTAGAAGAATTCTGGAGAATAGTAGATCAGGGGGTTAATAAAAAACTCTTCACAAAAAATGAATCAGGAGAGTGGATGCCAACATTTGAGGTAGGTAAGTATGAAGAAGAGTATAGCAATAATTGA